A window from Balnearium lithotrophicum encodes these proteins:
- a CDS encoding sigma-70 family RNA polymerase sigma factor, whose translation MVEKEFFLDDEENVGFENIESMEGEGEFGLLGDNLNQEIDPSLIESFVPDKDSLDAFLKAISKIPLLTREEEIELAKRAKKGDKAALKKLVESNLRFVVSVAKKYLGCGLPLHDLIAEGILGLIEAARRFDPDKGVKFISYAVWWIRQSIMQALAQQTGAVKIPVKQAVLVNKITRSYGELLKKLGREPTIDELAEYVGMEPKEVERLLSICQVPLSLDTPIGDEEDTTFKDFLKGEGTAEVEEKVVQEELKQSIQEMLEQLTPQEKRIIIMRFGLDGNEPKTLREIGEKLGISRERVRQLETRAKKKMKEYALRKKLNVFLN comes from the coding sequence ATGGTAGAAAAGGAGTTCTTCTTAGACGATGAAGAGAATGTAGGGTTTGAGAATATTGAATCTATGGAAGGAGAAGGGGAATTCGGTTTACTTGGTGATAACCTTAATCAAGAGATAGACCCTTCTCTTATTGAAAGTTTTGTTCCTGACAAGGATTCTTTAGATGCCTTTTTAAAGGCCATATCTAAGATTCCTCTTTTAACAAGAGAGGAGGAAATTGAACTCGCCAAGAGGGCAAAGAAGGGAGATAAAGCAGCACTTAAAAAATTGGTTGAATCAAACTTGAGGTTCGTCGTAAGTGTTGCAAAGAAGTACTTGGGTTGTGGACTTCCCCTACACGACTTGATAGCTGAGGGGATACTGGGGCTTATTGAGGCTGCGAGGAGGTTTGACCCAGACAAGGGGGTAAAGTTTATCTCTTATGCAGTTTGGTGGATTAGGCAGTCTATTATGCAGGCACTTGCCCAGCAAACGGGAGCTGTGAAAATACCCGTTAAACAGGCTGTTTTGGTTAACAAGATTACCCGTTCTTACGGGGAGCTCCTTAAAAAACTTGGAAGAGAACCCACAATTGATGAACTTGCCGAGTACGTCGGAATGGAACCTAAGGAAGTTGAAAGGTTGCTGTCCATCTGCCAGGTTCCCCTCTCCCTGGATACCCCCATAGGGGACGAAGAGGATACAACCTTTAAGGACTTTCTGAAGGGTGAGGGAACTGCAGAGGTAGAGGAAAAGGTTGTTCAGGAGGAGCTTAAACAGAGCATTCAGGAAATGTTGGAACAGCTAACACCTCAGGAGAAGAGAATAATAATCATGAGGTTCGGCCTTGATGGGAATGAACCAAAGACCCTAAGGGAAATCGGTGAAAAGTTGGGAATAAGCAGAGAGAGGGTAAGACAGCTTGAAACAAGGGCTAAAAAGAAGATGAAGGAGTATGCTCTAAGGAAAAAGTTGAATGTTTTCTTGAACTAA
- a CDS encoding GatB/YqeY domain-containing protein translates to MGLKERLKEDMKEALKAKDKVKLSTIRMINSLIKNAEIEKRGELTDDEIVQLLMKYAKQRRESIEMYEKGGRQDLVEKEKAELAVVESYLPKQMTEEEIRQVVKEAIEETGASSPKDIGKVMKVVMPKVKGRADGSLVNRIVKELLS, encoded by the coding sequence ATGGGTCTTAAAGAACGCCTTAAAGAAGATATGAAAGAGGCCTTGAAGGCCAAGGATAAGGTTAAGCTATCGACAATTAGAATGATAAACTCCCTCATAAAGAATGCGGAGATTGAAAAGAGGGGAGAGCTTACAGACGATGAGATAGTTCAGCTTCTAATGAAGTATGCAAAACAGAGAAGGGAATCCATCGAAATGTACGAAAAGGGCGGAAGGCAGGATTTGGTGGAGAAGGAAAAGGCTGAGCTTGCAGTTGTTGAATCCTACCTTCCTAAGCAGATGACAGAGGAAGAGATAAGACAGGTTGTTAAGGAAGCAATAGAGGAAACTGGAGCTTCTTCACCTAAGGATATTGGAAAAGTAATGAAGGTTGTTATGCCTAAAGTTAAAGGAAGGGCTGACGGTTCACTTGTTAATAGGATTGTAAAGGAATTGCTCTCTTAA